A genomic region of Deltaproteobacteria bacterium contains the following coding sequences:
- a CDS encoding response regulator transcription factor — MHRRKSKASILIVEDDPAILNGLMDVLVFNGFSAEGVADGSEGLARALDNRFDLLLLDVMLPGVDGFAICRQVRKKRPDQAIMMLTAKGAEDDVVSGFKAGADDYLSKPFSLRELMVRIEAILRRTGRLVGDDTLTIGGIVFDGRNLQAATDNARVDLTRREMDIVAYLYRNRTRIVSKKELLSRVWHYRDATIETRTVDIHMLKLRKKITRLTSGPQLIETVRGEGYRLELEA, encoded by the coding sequence ATGCATAGGCGAAAGAGCAAGGCGAGCATTCTGATAGTGGAAGACGACCCCGCAATTCTGAACGGCCTCATGGACGTGCTGGTTTTCAACGGTTTTTCCGCGGAGGGTGTTGCCGACGGCAGCGAGGGGCTTGCCCGCGCACTCGACAACCGGTTCGACCTCCTGCTGCTCGACGTCATGCTCCCGGGTGTCGACGGGTTCGCCATCTGCCGGCAGGTCCGAAAAAAACGGCCGGACCAGGCCATTATGATGCTCACGGCCAAAGGGGCCGAAGACGATGTGGTCAGCGGTTTCAAGGCCGGCGCCGACGACTACCTCAGCAAACCCTTTTCCCTGAGGGAGCTGATGGTGCGCATCGAGGCCATCCTGCGCCGCACGGGCAGGCTCGTGGGCGACGACACCCTCACCATCGGCGGGATCGTGTTCGACGGCAGAAACCTGCAGGCTGCCACGGACAACGCCCGTGTGGACCTCACCCGCAGGGAAATGGACATTGTCGCCTACCTTTACCGCAACCGCACCAGGATCGTTTCCAAAAAAGAGCTCCTTTCCCGCGTGTGGCACTACCGTGACGCAACCATCGAAACCCGCACCGTGGATATTCACATGCTGAAGCTGCGCAAGAAAATTACCCGCCTCACCAGCGGCCCCCAACTGATAGAAACCGTTCGCGGGGAGGGCTATCGCCTGGAATTGGAAGCATGA